The Cydia pomonella isolate Wapato2018A chromosome 17, ilCydPomo1, whole genome shotgun sequence genome includes a window with the following:
- the LOC133526861 gene encoding ubiquitin-conjugating enzyme E2 J2-like yields MAKTKVTGATSRLKQDYLRLKNDPVPYVTAEPVPSNILEWHYVVRGPEKSPYEGGYYHGKIIFPREFPFKPPSIYMITPNGRFRTNTRLCLSITDFHPDTWNPAWSISTILTGLLSFMLEKTPTWGSIETSDYQKRCMAAESLEINIKNKMFCELFPEFVEEIEQQLKERQEAMLQAEEVPGSESEVMTEQQSNMYYIMTNLFVLVGFIFLAYMVKYVLVSISND; encoded by the coding sequence ATGGCAAAAACAAAAGTGACCGGCGCCACTAGCAGGCTAAAGCAAGACTACTTACGGCTAAAAAACGACCCAGTGCCATACGTTACTGCGGAGCCTGTGCCGTCAAATATTCTGGAGTGGCATTATGTAGTACGAGGACCCGAGAAAAGTCCATACGAAGGTGGTTACTACCATGGGAAAATCATATTTCCCCGGGAGTTTCCGTTCAAACCGCCGTCGATCTACATGATCACGCCCAACGGGCGCTTCCGAACCAACACACGTTTGTGCCTCAGCATCACGGATTTCCACCCCGACACTTGGAATCCGGCGTGGTCTATTTCGACCATCCTAACGGGCCTGCTAAGTTTTATGCTAGAAAAAACACCTACTTGGGGCTCCATAGAAACATCAGATTACCAGAAACGGTGCATGGCAGCTGAATCTCtggaaattaatataaaaaacaagATGTTCTGTGAACTATTCCCCGAATTCGTGGAGGAAATTGAACAACAGTTGAAGGAGAGACAGGAAGCTATGTTGCAAGCGGAGGAAGTTCCGGGTAGTGAAAGTGAAGTGATGACAGAGCAGCAGTCCAACATGTACTATATTATGACAAATTTGTTTGTTCTAGTGGGTTTCATCTTCCTCGCATATATGGTGAAATACGTCCTAGTCTCTATATCCAATGACTAG
- the LOC133526860 gene encoding LOW QUALITY PROTEIN: centrosome-associated zinc finger protein Cp190 (The sequence of the model RefSeq protein was modified relative to this genomic sequence to represent the inferred CDS: deleted 1 base in 1 codon), with amino-acid sequence MSKMSDLKQVKVDNWGIYFLQRLKHFFNRTDYCDLTLQFQDNAQLKVHRLVLSACTEYFELLERTCEMYEDCLVMPDDLQADVVVPIVNFMYTGQLEFKIELLEKLYQTSQIMNMPVLSKLLDAQRQQQAAPKPPPTHSYSGLKSYAKSTSSKQKAPVPSTSTSKRTFSKAFDIETPRDKSYSKATSSTSNGRAFRSPSPVHIENHVPPRKFVKREPRPTRYELPEELDTDNIYDNSFTDISYTSTPLMVHPETTKRYSGKRGQFSSPSSSKRFAQGPSTVEIVECRKISKEENVYDDDSMINEPDMYGRDVLPPEPPVKNSSQLFDQILDNNTGPKVTIEAKNSKQASKLDHAKIISEVLKKYPHLVKSNKNIKLKLLDTPTKPVKKRPVTPQKIHKEDLQLKQEPDFTYESEVLDSAKAAKLIAMGAENVNGPWICLICGTPGRALHFTSYYKFRRHLVEVHNEKPVSNMCEYCGMKSLKRNYLLHHLYTKHGKKPPPQYNFPKCNLCSYIALNEGYLVKHKMTHVETRNFRCNVCVAAFNSSAMLLMHIQNTGHKYSAERRTNLQCVYCLKVFLREANLYAHLKTNHKLEAKTDCIIDDSDEEKQEEEPIERIIDRKPIKYELPVTYEQESEDDTAYQIQQKPHGTIDIVERPKKHRTVTATPRQKILNSGFGVPIQSTIQPSTPQKKPKPQTIQNQFLKELSIPQIDNSNHEEIIMIGDTEYIMRDNQLIPKNSKMAENDQYILSDMLHTDVDQTLHTLESDTSLEFSNIHNSTEINQSDMKLNKKINMNQPIQIVVSNEEEYKALMSSNHSIIFDDTDASKRLTVLAASHNATLDGTIDLDTTQTNDMMIIQDDFPLNVSEAVSSDNSNIVVVYSHPVDDHNKPYQLITSQALGGAQFVSTSAVLTRNYETVTTTSGVVNTQIIDNQVSWHNNLEHNIDSQQIQVTQEPQLQVLTNVEEVVMAPSQDEITNKLEELPEVHLLPVASKDESQINQVSQMVEPLPTESDAHHNNQNEEQAAEIVAAEEIQVATSMSIEVDVPAQIIKHSENLVAMSTEEPISETMQTENHDIVAQDEAQEQVSTEVEEAMENIHEPLDESAIEEEENVQNVTEITEETSESQEFAEEATIAEQPLNNDGPSFTPATQEQIQNLTSEWSEDEDEAIAQNETIENENSENTVPEMDNPDNNSVELEESVENIQQEMEKQMTRIVAIEPIEECENPMEEMQTDQGLQENVTVTNTVPACPEKISSLLNDWDENDSQEEEEERNDPTTENDGEITNENEIVAAPEDIESDAAPIVEAPTENEPHEQECPKKDDKIKSLVSDWDDDEEDGPKE; translated from the exons ATGAGCAAAATGTCCGATCTAAAGCAAGTGAAAGTTGATAACTGGGGGATATACTTCCTCCAGCGGCTAAAGCATTTTTTCAATCGAACCGATTATTGTGACCTAACGCTGCAGTTTCAAGACAATGCGCAGCTAAAAGTGCATCGGTTGGTGCTCAGTGCGTGCACCGAGTACTTCGAGCTGCTGGAGCGGACATGCGAGATGTACGAGGACTGCCTGGTGATGCCGGACGACCTCCAGGCCGACGTCGTCGTGCCCATCGTCAACTTCATGTACACCGGCCAGcttgaatttaaaatagaacTTCTTGAAAAGCTGTACCAAACATCACAAATAATGAACATGCCAGTGTTGTCCAAACTCCTCGACGCGCAGCGCCAGCAGCAAGCGGCTCCTAAACCTCCGCCAACGCATAGTTACAGTGGCTTAAAAAGTTATGCTAAAAGTACAAGCAGCAAGCAAAAAGCACCGGTTCCCTCTACAAGTACCTCAAAGCGTACATTTAGTAAAGCTTTTGATATTGAAACACCAAGAGATAAATCCTACAGCAAGGCTACAAGTAGCACAAGTAATGGCAGGGCTTTTCGCTCACCTTCTCCGGTCCATATAGAGAACCATGTTCCTCCAAGGAAGTTTGTTAAGCGTGAACCTCGACCTACCAGGTATGAGCTCCCTGAGGAACTTGATACTGATAATATTTATGACAACTCATTTACTGATATATCCTATACCTCTACACCCTTGATGGTACATCCAGAAACAACAAAGCGGTATTCAGGCAAAAGGGGCCAGTTTAGTTCACCATCAAGCTCGAAAAGATTTGCTCAAGGGCCCTCTACTGTTGAAATTGTGGAATGTAGGAAAATATCTAAGGAAGAAAATGTTTATGATGATGACTCCATGATAAATGAACCAGATATGTATGGGAGAGATGTTTTACCACCTGAGCCCCCAGTTAAAAATTCCAGCCAACTTTTTGACCAAATATTAGATAATAATACAGGTCCTAAAGTGACAATTGAAGCTAAGAACAGCAAGCAGGCAAGCAAGTTGGACCATGCCAAGATTATAAGTGAAGTGCTAAAGAAGTACCCGCACTTAGtgaaaagtaacaaaaatatcaaactcaAACTTTTGGACACCCCAACCAAACCAGTCAAAAAACGACCGGTGACCCCACAAAAAATACACAAAGAAGATTTGCAGTTGAAACAAGAACCAGACTTCACATATGAATCTGAGGTTCTAGATTCTGCAAAGGCAGCAAAGCTTATTGCCATGGGAGCAGAGAATGTAAATGGGCCCTGGATCTGCCTTATATGTGGAACACCTGGTAGGGCTTTACATTTTACCTCTTATTACAAATTCAGACGCCATTTGGTTGAAGTACATAATGAGAAACCAGTTTCAAATATGTGTGAATACTGCGGTATGAAGTCACTTAagagaaattatttattacaccaCTTATACACTAAACATGGCAAGAAACCTCCACCTCAGTACAATTTCCCAAAATGTAACCTTTGCAGTTACATAGCATTGAATGAAGGTTACCTAGTCAAACATAAGATGACACATGTAGAAACAAGAAATTTCCGTTGCAATGTGTGTGTTGCAGCATTCAATTCTTCTGCCATGTTGTTAATGCACATCCAAAACACAGGCCATAAATACAGTGCTGAAAGAAGAACCAACCTCCAATGTGTTTATTGCCTCAAAGTCTTTTTACGCGAAGCCAATCTTTATGCTCACCTGAAAACTAATCACAAGCTAGAAGCTAAAACTGACTGCATCATTGATGATTCTGATGAGGAAAAGCAAGAAGAAGAACCTATTGAAAGAATTATTGACCGTAAGCCCATTAAGTATGAGTTACCTGTGACCTATGAACAGGAGTCTGAGGACGACACTGCTTATCAAATTCAGCAAAAGCCTCATGGAACCATAGATATTGTAGAACGGCCAAAAAAACATCGCACGGTTACCGCAACACCAAGGCAAAAGATCTTAAATTCAGGTTTTGGTGTGCCAATCCAATCTACTATACAACCTTCAACTCCTCAAAAGAAACCTAAGCCACAGACAATACAAAATCAGTTTCTTAAAGAGCTTAGCATTCCACAAATTGATAACTCAAACCATGAGGAAATTATAATGATTGGTGATACTGAATACATTATGAGGGATAATCAACTCATacctaaaaattctaaaatggcTGAAAATGATCAATATATTCTGTCTGATATGCTACATACAGATGTGGATCAAACATTACATACTCTGGAGTCTGATACATCACTTGAGTTTTCAAATATCCATAATTCAACTGAAATTAATCAATCtgatatgaaattaaataaaaaaatcaac atGAATCAACCAATTCAGATTGTAGTTTCAAATGAAGAGGAATACAAGGCATTGATGTCCTCTAATCATTCAATAATATTTGATGATACAGATGCGAGTAAACGATTAACAGTATTGGCTGCTTCTCATAATGCTACATTGGATGGTACAATAGACCTGGACACTACACAAACTAATGACATGATGATTATTCAAGATGATTTTCCATTAAATGTGTCTGAGGCAGTTTCGAGTGATAATTCTAACATAGTTGTTGTATACAGTCATCCAGTTGATGATCATAATAAACCATACCAACTTATAACATCACAAGCTCTTGGTGGGGCTCAATTTGTTTCCACCTCAGCAGTACTCACTAGAAACTATGAGACTGTCACAACCACTTCTGGTGTCGTAAACACTCAAATAATTGATAATCAAGTTAGCTGGCACAACAATCTTGAACACAACATAGACAGTCAACAAATACAAGTAACACAGGAGCCTCAGCTCCAAGTACTTACAAATGTGGAAGAGGTGGTCATGGCTCCATCACAAGATGAAATTACTAACAAATTAGAAGAGCTCCCAGAAGTGCATCTGCTGCCTGTTGCATCAAAAGATGAATCCCAAATAAATCAAGTATCACAAATGGTAGAGCCATTACCAACTGAATCAGATGCTCATCACAATAATCAGAATGAGGAACAAGCTGCCGAAATAGTGGCTGCGGAAGAAATTCAAGTAGCCACATCAATGTCCATCGAAGTGGATGTTCCTgcacaaataataaaacattcagAAAATCTAGTAGCCATGTCAACGGAAGAGCCTATTTCTGAAACTATGCAAACAGAAAATCATGACATTGTAGCTCAAGATGAAGCTCAAGAGCAAGTTTCAACTGAAGTTGAGGAGGCCATGGAAAATATTCATGAGCCTTTGGATGAATCAGCcattgaagaagaagaaaatgtaCAGAATGTAACGGAAATTACAGAGGAAACAAGTGAGTCACAAGAATTTGCTGAAGAAGCCACAATTGCTGAGCAACCATTAAATAATGATGGTCCTTCCTTTACACCTGCAACCCAGGAACAAATTCAAAATTTGACATCAGAATGGTCAGAAGACGAAGATGAGGCAATTGCTCAGAATGAGACTATAGAAAATGAAAATTCTGAAAACACTGTTCCTGAAATGGATAATCCAGATAACAATTCTGTGGAGCTAGAAGAATCAGTAGAGAACATCCAACAAGAAATGGAGAAACAGATGACTAGAATAGTTGCAATTGAACCCATTGAAGAATGTGAGAATCCCATGGAAGAAATGCAGACCGACCAGGGGCTACAAGAAAATGTTACTGTGACCAATACTGTACCAGCATGCCCCGAAAAAATATCATCATTACTTAATGACTGGGATGAGAATGATTctcaagaagaagaagaggaaaGAAATGATCCCACAACTGAAAACGATGGCGAAATCACTAACGAAAATGAGATTGTAGCAGCTCCTGAAGATATTGAAAGTGATGCTGCTCCAATTGTTGAGGCGCCTACTGAAAACGAACCACATGAACAAGAATGTCCAAAGAAAGATGACAAAATTAAGAGTCTGGTTAGTGACTGGGACGATGATGAAGAAGATGGGCCTAAGGAATGA